In one window of Streptomyces sp. NBC_01224 DNA:
- a CDS encoding universal stress protein, translating to MTITQLPVIAAVDGSSHSREALDWAAREAVHRGLPLVIVHARTPNRRTGQETQQREAEELLTQSVRRVSEIAPDLHPSTLAPLDFPSAALTSLSRDASLVVVGSRGLGGFRSLMLGSNSLATASMAQCPVVVIHNGPSDEDEREAAEAFPDIVAGVAADESSEAVLEFGFATAASRPGARLRIVHGWTMFSSMLSGGPVFDQDAAAGAAERTLAEITAGWREKYPQVEVVREPVGGSAARTLVTASATAALTVIGRRKGGESLGLGLSPVAQTTLTHALGPVAVVPC from the coding sequence ATGACCATCACCCAGCTTCCCGTGATCGCAGCCGTCGACGGCTCGTCACACAGCCGTGAGGCACTCGACTGGGCCGCCCGCGAGGCCGTCCACCGGGGGCTCCCGCTGGTGATCGTGCACGCCCGGACGCCGAACCGGCGCACCGGTCAGGAGACACAGCAGCGCGAGGCTGAGGAACTGCTCACGCAGTCCGTACGAAGGGTGTCCGAGATCGCTCCGGATCTGCACCCGTCGACGCTCGCACCGCTGGACTTCCCCTCGGCGGCACTCACCTCACTGAGCCGTGATGCGTCGCTGGTGGTCGTCGGCTCGCGCGGTCTGGGCGGTTTCCGGTCCCTGATGCTCGGCTCCAACAGTCTGGCGACCGCCTCAATGGCCCAGTGCCCCGTCGTCGTCATCCACAACGGGCCGTCGGACGAGGACGAAAGGGAGGCCGCCGAAGCGTTTCCCGACATTGTCGCGGGCGTGGCCGCCGACGAGAGCAGTGAAGCGGTGCTGGAATTCGGCTTCGCGACGGCCGCTTCCCGGCCCGGTGCGCGACTGCGGATCGTGCATGGCTGGACGATGTTCTCCTCAATGCTGTCAGGCGGCCCGGTCTTCGACCAGGACGCAGCGGCAGGTGCGGCCGAGCGGACCCTCGCCGAAATCACCGCCGGCTGGCGGGAGAAGTACCCGCAGGTCGAGGTCGTCAGGGAACCGGTCGGCGGCTCCGCCGCACGCACTCTGGTCACGGCCTCGGCGACCGCGGCGCTGACCGTGATCGGGCGGCGCAAGGGCGGTGAGTCCCTCGGGCTCGGGCTCTCCCCCGTCGCACAGACCACGCTCACGCATGCGCTCGGCCCGGTGGCCGTGGTGCCCTGCTGA
- a CDS encoding MATE family efflux transporter has product MPTTLLRDSRALATLAVPLILTQLAQVALTTTDTVMMGLLGTRELAAGGLAIVIFNQLRTMGVGLVTSVGNRVAAAAARTEKAAATAGNDRELASREAREEVRGIVRASMAVATLAGLVGAVLMVLIGQALTWLGQDAAVVDRARTMLMALAPGLLPCLWFQAIRQFTVGMRRPQALLQITVASIAVNAGLNWVLIHGNFGLPRLGLTGIGVATSSIYFLSFLALYAAARRDSELGPLLTLNFTKSDPATVKRLIGLGIPIAATYGSEAGFFSITALMAGSFGPAALAAHTAVNQLVYIVFQVAVGLSHAASINVSRELALGRHEDARRIKNTALACAAAVMSVVGVVYLTLPQLVLEPFLDSGSADSDRALTIATQLLTVTAFLQFFDCAQNIGVGLLRGLDDTRSGFRITLIGYWAVGLPASWLLAYPLGLETPGIWLGLLTGLATTAVLLLRRYSGALSTHAGHHGAVAEV; this is encoded by the coding sequence ATGCCGACCACACTCCTCCGCGACAGCCGGGCCCTGGCCACCCTCGCCGTCCCGCTGATCCTCACTCAGCTCGCACAGGTCGCCCTGACCACCACCGACACGGTGATGATGGGCCTGCTCGGCACACGGGAACTGGCGGCCGGCGGTCTGGCCATCGTCATCTTCAATCAACTGCGCACCATGGGCGTCGGCCTGGTCACCTCCGTCGGCAACCGGGTTGCCGCCGCTGCAGCCCGCACCGAGAAGGCGGCAGCCACCGCGGGCAATGACCGTGAACTCGCGTCTCGGGAAGCGCGAGAGGAGGTCCGCGGAATCGTCCGCGCGAGCATGGCGGTGGCCACGCTCGCGGGCCTGGTCGGGGCCGTGCTGATGGTCCTCATCGGTCAGGCCCTGACCTGGCTCGGGCAGGACGCCGCGGTCGTCGACCGGGCCCGGACGATGTTGATGGCGCTCGCCCCCGGACTGCTGCCCTGCTTGTGGTTCCAGGCCATTCGGCAATTCACCGTCGGCATGCGGCGGCCGCAGGCGCTGCTGCAAATCACCGTAGCCTCCATCGCCGTCAACGCAGGCCTGAACTGGGTTCTGATCCACGGGAACTTCGGGCTGCCCCGCCTCGGCCTGACCGGCATCGGCGTCGCCACCTCCAGCATCTACTTCCTGTCCTTTCTCGCCCTGTACGCAGCGGCAAGGAGGGACAGCGAGCTGGGGCCGCTGCTCACCCTGAACTTCACCAAGTCCGATCCTGCCACCGTCAAGCGGCTCATCGGGCTCGGGATTCCGATCGCGGCCACCTACGGCTCAGAAGCCGGTTTCTTCTCCATCACCGCGCTGATGGCCGGGTCGTTCGGACCTGCCGCGCTCGCCGCGCACACCGCGGTCAACCAGCTCGTCTACATCGTCTTCCAGGTCGCCGTCGGCCTCTCCCACGCAGCCTCGATCAACGTCAGCCGCGAACTCGCCCTGGGCCGCCACGAGGACGCCCGCCGGATCAAGAACACCGCGCTCGCGTGCGCCGCAGCCGTGATGTCCGTCGTCGGCGTCGTCTACCTCACTCTGCCGCAGCTGGTCCTGGAGCCGTTCCTGGACTCCGGCTCCGCCGACTCCGACCGGGCGCTCACCATCGCCACGCAGCTGCTCACAGTCACTGCTTTCCTGCAGTTCTTCGACTGCGCGCAGAACATCGGCGTCGGACTCCTGCGGGGTCTCGACGACACCAGGAGCGGTTTCCGCATCACACTCATCGGCTACTGGGCCGTCGGCCTCCCCGCTTCCTGGCTCCTCGCCTACCCGCTCGGCCTCGAAACCCCGGGCATCTGGCTCGGCCTGCTCACCGGCCTGGCGACCACAGCCGTACTTCTGCTCCGCCGTTACTCGGGCGCCCTCTCCACCCACGCCGGACATCACGGGGCCGTGGCGGAGGTCTGA
- a CDS encoding ABC transporter substrate-binding protein encodes MNFNRRQVLWAGGAIGAAALLAACSGGGDSTTSKPAAAGGKPKKGGTLRIGALGRAGAITRDPHGTQGNESDYLVIALVYDTLAMPGAKTNTVPRLAASWEPSKDLKTWRFKLAEGATFHDGTPVTADDVVWSLRRLRNTPSGAARLPGIKAENITADGTDTVVLVSDYANAELPLLTRLATFVMKKDTSDKAVDKAPGTGPFKLDWYRGGNARLVRNEKWYGGTVYLDAIEVTMFETPQAMANALLAGQIDVASNVGAVAARTAESRKDIQVVRRPDDMSMPIVMRAGSGPFSDVRVREALRLVVDREAMVKQVLSGYGTVANDIMGTGDPNYAKDIPQRKRDLAKAKQLLAEAEFDFSKTYDLVTTEDISGLAESATLFASQAREAGIKIKVVKQESGAFYEKTWLKGDLYTTYWGTNDSVVFFASKTLVSEAGQNEAAWADKEFDASYRKVIATADEKARAAVLRELQQIEFDRSGYLLWGMADGIDLAASKVRDLPELAGYGRVQLENVWLS; translated from the coding sequence GTGAACTTCAACAGGCGCCAAGTGCTCTGGGCCGGCGGGGCGATAGGCGCCGCGGCGCTGTTGGCCGCGTGTTCGGGGGGCGGCGACTCCACCACGTCCAAGCCGGCGGCAGCCGGGGGCAAGCCCAAGAAGGGCGGCACGCTTCGTATCGGCGCCCTCGGCCGGGCCGGTGCGATCACCCGCGACCCTCACGGTACCCAGGGCAATGAAAGCGACTACCTGGTCATCGCTCTGGTCTACGACACACTGGCCATGCCGGGCGCCAAGACCAACACCGTGCCGCGGCTCGCCGCCTCGTGGGAGCCGTCGAAGGACCTGAAGACCTGGCGCTTCAAGCTGGCCGAGGGCGCCACGTTCCACGACGGCACCCCGGTCACCGCCGATGACGTCGTCTGGTCATTGCGCCGTCTGCGCAACACCCCGTCCGGTGCGGCTCGCCTGCCCGGCATCAAGGCGGAGAACATCACGGCCGACGGTACCGACACCGTCGTACTCGTCTCCGACTACGCCAACGCCGAACTGCCGCTCCTGACGCGTCTTGCGACATTCGTCATGAAGAAGGACACCTCCGACAAGGCGGTGGACAAGGCGCCGGGCACCGGCCCGTTCAAGCTCGACTGGTACCGCGGTGGCAATGCGCGTCTCGTGCGCAACGAAAAGTGGTACGGCGGCACGGTGTACCTCGACGCCATCGAGGTCACGATGTTCGAGACGCCTCAGGCGATGGCCAACGCCCTTCTCGCCGGGCAGATCGACGTGGCCTCCAACGTGGGCGCCGTCGCCGCCCGGACCGCGGAGTCCCGCAAGGACATCCAAGTCGTTCGCCGCCCCGACGACATGTCGATGCCCATCGTGATGCGTGCCGGAAGCGGGCCGTTCTCCGACGTACGCGTCCGCGAAGCGCTGCGGCTGGTCGTCGACCGCGAGGCCATGGTCAAGCAGGTCCTCTCCGGTTACGGCACCGTCGCCAACGACATCATGGGTACCGGCGACCCGAACTACGCCAAGGACATTCCGCAGCGCAAGCGGGACCTGGCCAAGGCCAAGCAGCTGCTGGCCGAGGCGGAGTTCGACTTCTCGAAGACGTACGACCTGGTGACCACCGAGGACATCTCCGGCCTCGCCGAATCCGCGACACTGTTCGCCTCCCAGGCCAGGGAGGCGGGCATCAAGATCAAGGTCGTCAAGCAGGAGTCCGGGGCCTTCTACGAGAAGACCTGGCTCAAGGGCGACCTGTACACCACGTACTGGGGCACCAACGACTCCGTGGTGTTCTTCGCCTCCAAGACGCTGGTCAGCGAGGCCGGACAGAACGAAGCGGCCTGGGCCGACAAGGAGTTCGACGCCTCCTACCGCAAGGTCATCGCCACTGCGGACGAGAAGGCGCGGGCAGCCGTTCTGCGCGAGCTTCAGCAGATCGAGTTCGACCGGTCCGGCTACCTGCTGTGGGGCATGGCCGACGGCATCGACCTCGCCGCTTCAAAGGTCCGAGACCTGCCCGAACTCGCCGGTTACGGACGCGTCCAGCTCGAGAACGTGTGGCTGAGTTGA
- a CDS encoding ABC transporter permease, giving the protein MLAVLLAAVFAAVELLPGDAATATSERGDSAADVASRRHLLGLDRPVWERFWDWMTALPTGDLGTSARGEKVTSLLADPFPNTLLLAASAFFLTVAASLALGCWAAARPGRPVDRIIGHAATSAFAVPEFVISVGLLLVLSLWTGWLPAVTLTGADGDPATWTMLIMPVLALVIPQTGWNTRIVRGALADQAATPHVEAAHFDGLPIRQVVLRHALPGAIPVIATGIATSTGMLLGGTVVVETLFNYPGIGTVLANAVAARDTPLIAGVVVCAGTAITLVLLAADLIRARILGARP; this is encoded by the coding sequence ATGCTCGCCGTGCTCCTCGCCGCGGTGTTCGCCGCCGTGGAGCTGCTGCCCGGCGACGCCGCCACCGCGACCTCCGAACGCGGCGACAGCGCAGCCGACGTTGCGTCGCGACGCCATCTGCTGGGCTTGGACCGGCCGGTATGGGAACGCTTCTGGGACTGGATGACGGCACTGCCGACCGGGGACCTGGGAACCTCCGCCCGCGGCGAGAAGGTCACCAGCCTGCTCGCCGACCCGTTTCCCAACACCCTGCTGCTGGCGGCGAGCGCGTTCTTCCTCACCGTAGCGGCGTCTCTCGCCCTGGGCTGCTGGGCGGCGGCCCGGCCGGGCCGCCCGGTCGACCGGATCATCGGACACGCGGCCACCTCCGCGTTCGCGGTGCCCGAGTTCGTGATCTCCGTGGGCCTGCTGCTCGTCCTGTCCCTGTGGACGGGGTGGCTGCCCGCCGTCACGCTCACCGGCGCCGATGGCGACCCCGCCACCTGGACCATGCTGATCATGCCGGTCCTGGCCCTCGTCATCCCACAAACGGGTTGGAACACCCGCATCGTGCGCGGCGCGCTCGCCGACCAGGCTGCCACCCCGCACGTGGAGGCCGCCCACTTCGACGGCCTTCCGATACGCCAGGTCGTGCTGCGCCACGCGCTGCCCGGCGCGATACCGGTCATCGCCACGGGCATCGCCACCTCCACCGGCATGCTCCTGGGCGGCACCGTTGTCGTGGAAACGCTCTTCAACTACCCGGGGATCGGCACCGTGCTGGCCAACGCCGTGGCCGCCCGCGACACCCCGCTGATTGCCGGCGTCGTGGTCTGCGCCGGTACCGCCATCACTCTCGTCCTGCTTGCCGCCGACCTGATCCGCGCTCGTATCCTCGGAGCACGCCCATGA
- a CDS encoding ABC transporter permease: MSAVTTATSRPGRTRRRALPRVVPGLLLVILALAGPFLAAHPIDKPVTAPYARAGADAVLGGDQLGRDVLSRLLHGGSALIGSALLVAVVVTVLAALLGCCAALRPALGRAVERTADVFILLPPVLGIMLIALAWPGGGRWAVISAAVVLGTPYAVRIVASAAAPLAGSGYIEAATARGEKLWYVAARELLPNLRATVLALFGLRFVEAVYVISMAGFLQIGPQPPAADWALMIRENAPGILLNPWGVIAPSLAIAALAISANLASAFLIPRSVPKEVTSS; encoded by the coding sequence ATGAGCGCCGTCACCACCGCGACCTCGCGTCCGGGCCGCACCCGTCGGCGCGCCCTGCCACGCGTCGTACCCGGCTTGCTGCTCGTCATCCTGGCCCTGGCCGGACCTTTCCTGGCCGCCCACCCCATCGACAAGCCCGTAACGGCCCCCTACGCCCGGGCCGGTGCCGACGCGGTCCTGGGTGGGGACCAACTCGGGCGTGATGTCCTGAGCCGTCTCCTCCACGGCGGTAGCGCCCTCATCGGCAGCGCCCTTCTGGTCGCCGTCGTCGTCACCGTGCTGGCCGCCCTGCTGGGCTGCTGTGCCGCGCTTCGCCCCGCCCTGGGCCGCGCCGTCGAGCGAACGGCCGACGTATTCATCCTGCTCCCGCCCGTGCTGGGCATCATGCTGATCGCCCTGGCCTGGCCCGGCGGCGGACGATGGGCCGTCATCAGCGCCGCCGTCGTCCTCGGCACCCCCTACGCCGTACGCATCGTCGCCAGCGCTGCCGCGCCCCTCGCCGGCTCCGGGTATATCGAAGCGGCAACAGCCCGCGGAGAGAAGCTCTGGTACGTCGCGGCACGGGAGCTGCTGCCCAACCTCCGCGCCACCGTCCTCGCCCTGTTCGGCCTGCGCTTCGTCGAAGCCGTCTATGTCATCTCCATGGCCGGCTTCCTCCAGATCGGTCCGCAACCCCCGGCCGCGGACTGGGCCCTGATGATCCGCGAGAACGCACCGGGCATCCTCCTGAACCCATGGGGAGTGATCGCCCCCAGCCTGGCCATCGCCGCTCTCGCCATCAGCGCCAACCTCGCCTCGGCTTTCCTCATCCCCCGCTCCGTACCCAAGGAGGTCACCAGCTCATGA